GAGGAAGATGTAAAGCTCTTCTGGAAGACAAAAGACCTGTACTACCTCAAGTCAGACCTTCTCATAAGGTCCATGGAAGTGAGGTTTGAAGAAGAGGGAATTACCTTCTACTTTGACGCGAGTCAGTTGGAACACAAAAAGAACAACGAAAAGAAAAAGCTCATCTACAGTTTTGAAAAGATAGACGAAAAAGGCAGGATAGTGCTAAAGGTAGAATACTCAGAAAAAGGGAGAGAAACCAGAGAAGATGAAATAATCAAAGACATTAAAAAGAAACTCAAGGAAGAAGGCAAAACGCAGTTAGCTAAAGACTTCAAGGAAGAGCATCTGGACAAAGCCATAAATACCTTTGAAAAACAGACAAAGGTGGACTACTTTATACACAAAAATCCGGAGCAGTTTTTAAAAGAGCAGTTTAACCTCTGGCTCTCTCAGTACTTTATGGCACATGAGGAGGTAAACCTGAGTCCTGAAAGAGTAAACCAACTTCTGGCAATAAAGGATGTAGCCTACAGAGTGATAGAGGTTATAGCGAGGTTTGAGGAAGAGCTAAAGAGACTGTGGGAAAAACCAAGACTTGTATTTAACTCCAACTATGTGATAAGCCTGGATAGGATAGCAAAGAAGGAGGGGGGACTTGAGGTAATAAAGAAGATACTCAGTTATCCCGCTCTGGAGGAGCAGGTAAGGGAGTGGAAAGAGCTGGGAATGGTAGAAGAGGACTTTAACCCTAAGGACATACTACTTATAGGAACACTAAACCCAAAATGGCAGTTTTTACCCATAGACACCAAATACTTTAAGGACTTAGAAGAGGAAATTATAAGCCTTTTTGACCTTGACGAGGAGCTGGACGGGCTTCTTATAAAGAGCGAAAACTGGCAGGCTCTTAACAGCATACTTCCGAGGTTTAAGGAGAAGGTGCAAACCATTTACATAGACCCACCATTTAACAAGGAGCAAGATGCGGACTACTTTTACGAGGTGGATTACAAGGATGCCACATGGGCTACTATGCTGGAAAACAGGGTAAGATTGGGAAGGGAGCTACTCAGGGACACAGGGAGTATTTTTGTAAGATGTGATTATAACGGAAACTGGATTGTTAGACCTTTGATGGATGAGATTTTTGGAAAGGAGAATTTTAGGAATGAGATTATTGTTAATAGAACAAAAAAAATTTTTACAGGTGTTAAAGGATACAATGTAGCAACAGATGATTTGTTTTTTTATTCAAAGAGCCAAGGTTTTTGTTTTAATCCTCAATATAAACGGCGTGAAAAAGCACAAAAATGGTTAAATATGCATTCTCCTGGAGAAAGGAGACCTCCAGAAAGAATTATATTTGGTAGGTTGTTTTATCCTCCGAAAGGAAGACATTGGACATTTACTCAGGAGACTATTAACAAAATGATCAAAGAAGGAAGAATAAGAATTAATGAGGAAGTGGAATATATAGATATAAAAGGAAATAAAGTTAAAGGGATGCCTCAGTATTTAACTGGTGAAGACGAATTATTAGATTCTAACTGGACTGATATCCCTGGATACTCTCAAAATCAAGGTTTCCCTACCGAAAACTCCGAAATCCTCTTAAAGCGCGTCATAGAATCCACTTCCAACGAAGGCGATTTGGTTATGGACTTCTTTTTAGGATCTGGCACAACAACAGCAGTAGCACATAAACTCAAAAGAAAATGGATTGGTGTTGAGATGGGAGAGCATTTTTACACAGTGGTTTTGCCAAGGATGAAGAAGGTTTTGTTTTACGATAAGTCTGGCATTAGCAAAGAAAAAGATGTTAAGGAAAAGTACAACGAAAAATCAGCAGGTGGGTTTTTCAAATATTACGAGCTTGAGCAGTTTGAAGACCTGCTAAGAAATGTAGAATACTCTGAGAAATCTGGAAAGGAGTTTTATGAGGAGTTTCTTAAAAACTTCAAGGACTATAAGTTTTCTCAAGTGGACCCATTTCTCTTTGACAAGAGACTTGCTAAGGCTGTTAGAGTAGATGGAGATGATATTACGGTAAACTTTGAAGAACTTTATCCAGACAAAAAGGTGGACATCACGGAAAGCATAGTAAACACGCTTGGCATTAGCTACAAAGAAGCGAAAAACATAACTAAAGAAAAGTTGATGGAGTTTTACAGGAGGGTTTTACTGTGCCTGTAGCCCAAAACGAGCAGGTAGTTATCAAGCCTGTCTTACTTGACTATGTAGAGGGTCTGTCAGAGGGGTGGGGTATTAAAGTAAGCGAGGACTTTTCTGAGGAGAAAAAGCTTTTTGCTTATCAGGTACAGGCTCTTGAGAACGCTCTTAAGGCTCTTTACAGTTTTTACGAAAAATACAAAGGAGACAAAGAGGAGTTTGCGAGGATATACACAGAGTATTACGAGCTTCTCTCTCCAAAGGTTAAAAAGCAAGAACTCCTTGGCTTACTTTCTGAGTTTTACCAGCTTGACGAAAATACTCTGCCGTTTAAAGAGCTTTGCAACCGCATGTCCTTTTGGATGGCTACAGGCTCTGGTAAGACTCTGGTTATAGTCAAGCTAATAGACCTTCTTTTTGACTTGCAGAAGATGCAATTAATTCCACCAAAACCCGTGCTTTTTTTAACCGCAAGGCAAGACTTAGTGGATGCTTTTCGCAGGTATCTTGAAGAATTCAACAAAAGCAACCCAGGAAAGCAAATATCTCCTGTAAACCTCAAAGACTACCAAAAATCGCAGAAAAGTTTATTTAGAGAGGAAGCCAAAGTCTTTTTCTACAGGATGGACCTTATATCCGACGAAAAAGGAAAGGAGACCTTAGATTTTAGAACCTTCTTAGACAGAGACAGAGAAGGAAACCTGTTAGGAAACTGGTATGTTATCCTGGATGAGGCTCACAAAGGGGATAAGGAGGAGAGCAAAAGACAGTTTTTGGCAAGTGTGCTTTCCAAAGATGGGTTTTTGTTTAACTTCTCCGCTACCTTCACAGACCCTATAGATATAGCTACAACGGTTTATAACCTAAACCTTTCAGAGTTTATAAACAAAGGCTACGGAAAGCAGATTTACCTTTCTTACTCTGAAGTGGAGGGTTTTGAGAAGAAAGAAGAAGAAAGAGATTTTTCCAGAGAGGAAAAGAAGAAGGTAATCCTTAAAACTCTTATCCTGCTTGCAGGACTTAAAAAAGCCAAGAGGAAACTTCCAGACCTTTATCACAATCCCTTGACTATATACCTTGTCAATTCCGTAAATGTTGAAGAGTCCGACCTTAAGCTTCTATTTGAAGAACTCCTAAACTTTGCCCGCTTCATAGAAAGAGGTCTTTATGAAAAGGCAAAGGAAGAGCTCATTAATGAGTTTGGAAGCTCTTTTTACATTCTGGGAGATGGAAAGCTTGAATTTATGAAAGAGATTGTCAGAGATGTAGAGGTACAGGATATTTACAGGGAAGTTTATAACGCAAGCTCGGGAGGGACTATTGAGTATCAGTATTATAAGGAAAACACCCAGGAGGTTGCCCTAAAGCACACTGGTGCAAATGTACCTTTTGCCCTGATAAAGATAGGCTCAATAGAAAAGATAAAGAAAAACCTTCTGTGGGAGTATCAGGAGACAGTCCTCTACGAAGACCCAAAGTACTTTGAAAGACTCAATGAGCCTGACAGTCCTGTAAACCTTCTTATCGGTTCAAGAGCTTTTTACGAAGGCTGGGATAGTCCAAGACCCAATCTCATAGTGTTTATAAATCTTGGAACTCAGGCTGATGCAAAGAAATTTGTCCTTCAGGCTACAGGCAGAGGAGTGAGGATAGAGCCAGTCAAAAACCAGAGGCAAA
The DNA window shown above is from Hydrogenobacter thermophilus TK-6 and carries:
- a CDS encoding site-specific DNA-methyltransferase; protein product: MSQTQSGVMTKSEAKFWEVLENLYAGAEPEGKSGYINLIKQKREYFREFVKPELEEYVQERTKDFPQEFREELYHKLYTFFEPYFSDTGSIFFVKSYIYYKQYERVYTEEDVKLFWKTKDLYYLKSDLLIRSMEVRFEEEGITFYFDASQLEHKKNNEKKKLIYSFEKIDEKGRIVLKVEYSEKGRETREDEIIKDIKKKLKEEGKTQLAKDFKEEHLDKAINTFEKQTKVDYFIHKNPEQFLKEQFNLWLSQYFMAHEEVNLSPERVNQLLAIKDVAYRVIEVIARFEEELKRLWEKPRLVFNSNYVISLDRIAKKEGGLEVIKKILSYPALEEQVREWKELGMVEEDFNPKDILLIGTLNPKWQFLPIDTKYFKDLEEEIISLFDLDEELDGLLIKSENWQALNSILPRFKEKVQTIYIDPPFNKEQDADYFYEVDYKDATWATMLENRVRLGRELLRDTGSIFVRCDYNGNWIVRPLMDEIFGKENFRNEIIVNRTKKIFTGVKGYNVATDDLFFYSKSQGFCFNPQYKRREKAQKWLNMHSPGERRPPERIIFGRLFYPPKGRHWTFTQETINKMIKEGRIRINEEVEYIDIKGNKVKGMPQYLTGEDELLDSNWTDIPGYSQNQGFPTENSEILLKRVIESTSNEGDLVMDFFLGSGTTTAVAHKLKRKWIGVEMGEHFYTVVLPRMKKVLFYDKSGISKEKDVKEKYNEKSAGGFFKYYELEQFEDLLRNVEYSEKSGKEFYEEFLKNFKDYKFSQVDPFLFDKRLAKAVRVDGDDITVNFEELYPDKKVDITESIVNTLGISYKEAKNITKEKLMEFYRRVLLCL
- a CDS encoding DEAD/DEAH box helicase family protein, whose product is MPVAQNEQVVIKPVLLDYVEGLSEGWGIKVSEDFSEEKKLFAYQVQALENALKALYSFYEKYKGDKEEFARIYTEYYELLSPKVKKQELLGLLSEFYQLDENTLPFKELCNRMSFWMATGSGKTLVIVKLIDLLFDLQKMQLIPPKPVLFLTARQDLVDAFRRYLEEFNKSNPGKQISPVNLKDYQKSQKSLFREEAKVFFYRMDLISDEKGKETLDFRTFLDRDREGNLLGNWYVILDEAHKGDKEESKRQFLASVLSKDGFLFNFSATFTDPIDIATTVYNLNLSEFINKGYGKQIYLSYSEVEGFEKKEEERDFSREEKKKVILKTLILLAGLKKAKRKLPDLYHNPLTIYLVNSVNVEESDLKLLFEELLNFARFIERGLYEKAKEELINEFGSSFYILGDGKLEFMKEIVRDVEVQDIYREVYNASSGGTIEYQYYKENTQEVALKHTGANVPFALIKIGSIEKIKKNLLWEYQETVLYEDPKYFERLNEPDSPVNLLIGSRAFYEGWDSPRPNLIVFINLGTQADAKKFVLQATGRGVRIEPVKNQRQRLKWVSENLSELRDKIDKPEVKALETLFVFATSRKAVETILSELTKLKEVADYSQVELYKNPEVEKHLLLIPKYKIKGKSVFELESPPKFKLSDENYKLLKLYLDLMPKERFTLERNSDLEKLRKIVQNSGKYLFIDDEYHYRNFEKLLKALLNYSKAQVQDIDESEPFIPLPDDAIVHFKEIMVKKELVEKFKRLAEEVFNAKKMSEEEEISKKLKGVDKELAEEFKRLAEKAFETERIKEIDGITLEKILSHYYIPMVYTKNAQDLVKHVISVESEVDFIQALKGKIDKLDKICEHWFFSKLDEQKDKIYIPYMDKEGRQARFIPDFIFWLKLKKNKYVIYFIDPKGSAHTDYERKVDGYERIFVENGKPKEFEHKGLKVEVRLKLFNKDYSGGEKYKDYWVNSQALFEDLVV